In Arachis hypogaea cultivar Tifrunner chromosome 17, arahy.Tifrunner.gnm2.J5K5, whole genome shotgun sequence, a single window of DNA contains:
- the LOC112764462 gene encoding serine/threonine-protein kinase CTR1, whose amino-acid sequence MPHRATYIFPRQFGERGLDESSKQLLDHEKKKTLTSWVKSEPSFGIESDATSKKSKNDVVEDDEDVVYSKTHSAVSELFTVVGGRRENLRNKQKHVAGAFRDWLIERKGDRRSSHDHRRFSLSEEEDECGLLLPPSAAKDSAGGALDQSFDRQVSLPRMSSGSSYAGSLFSGTATATTVDGNFLSEVVKEETTSSSTSSRRRRQQEEVEEEDEKERREKVAEKSKESYMLQVTMAKRLTCLASLVTEPILAPTTETWDSESVSYRLWVSGCLSYSDKISDGFYNILGMNPYLWVMCNEGEEGKKLPSLMALKAIEPGETSIEVVLVDRQDDSRLKVLQDKAQELYGASENTLVLVEQLGKLVATYMGGTYPVEQGDLHKRWKMISRRLRNFHKCVVLPIGSLSTGLCRHRAILFKKLADYIGLPCRIARGCKYCAADHRSSCLVKFKDDNQLSREYVVDLVGEPGNVHGPDSSINGAYLSSMPSPFQISHLKESQSPYMDGTTCSQSPSSNHISVIPESHPYLGCEQEDQQIKEAELLKNHNSSIYSSFEQSQEETVPPPILLDLNENNKACAVLDPILPSIHEDVSKALHPATEVAFHDYVGLGKDAITVQETYKNEIIVTESSVVKTNFKQSLLCSSSQSEQLQVDNGIENQGCLPSGNIPRYLNLEPSLAMDWLEISWEELRIKERVGAGSFGTVHRAEWHGSDVAVKVLTVQDFSDDKLKEFLREVAIMKRVRHPNVVLFMGAVTKRPHLSIVTEYLQRGSLYRLIHKPTAGEHLDSRRRLRMALDVAKGINYLHCLKPPIVHWDLKSPNLLVDKNWNVKVCDFGLSRFKANTFIPSKSVTGTPEWMAPEFLRGEPSNEKSDVYSFGVILWELVTMQQPWMGLGPAQVVGAVGFQNRKLAIPPNVSPVLVSLMESCWADDPTKRPTFASMVVSLKKLLKSPAEMIKMGET is encoded by the exons atgCCTCACAGAGCCACATACATTTTCCCGCGTCAATTTGGGGAGAGAGGGTTAGATGAGTCTTCGAAACAGCTATTGGATCACGAGAAGAAGAAGACACTTACCTCATGGGTCAAATCGGAACCATCCTTCGGGATCGAAAGCGACGCTACTTCCAAGAAGTCCAAAAACGACGTcgttgaagatgatgaagatgtcGTTTACTCTAAAACCCACTCCGCGGTGTCGGAGCTCTTCACCGTCGTTGGTGGCCGCCGTGAGAATCTCCGGAATAAGCAAAAGCATGTCGCCGGTGCGTTCCGTGACTGGCTGATCGAGAGAAAAGGAGATCGCCGATCCAGTCATGATCACCGGAGGTTCTCGTTGTCCGAGGAAGAAGACGAGTGCGGGCTTCTGCTTCCTCCGTCGGCGGCGAAGGACAGTGCCGGTGGAGCATTGGACCAGAGTTTTGACCGGCAGGTGTCGCTTCCCAGAATGTCTAGCGGGAGCAGCTACGCCGGGAGCTTGTTCTCCGGGACGGCAACGGCGACGACGGTGGACGGGAATTTCTTGAGCGAGGTGGTGAAGGAGGAAACGACGTCGTCTTCGACGTCGAGTAGGAGGAGGAGGCAGCAGGAGGAGGTGGAGGAAGAAGAtgagaaagagaggagagagaaggttGCGGAGAAGTCGAAGGAGAGCTACATGCTGCAGGTGACAATGGCGAAGAGGCTCACTTGCTTGGCGAGTCTCGTGACTGAGCCCATTCTTGCTCCCACCACTGAGACATGGGATTCCGAATCCGTTTCCTATCGTCTATGG GTGAGTGGGTGTTTGTCATACTCAGACAAGATATCGGATGGATTTTACAACATACTGGGGATGAATCCGTACCTATGGGTGATGTGCAATGAGGGGGAGGAAGGGAAAAAGTTACCTAGTTTGATGGCGCTGAAGGCAATTGAACCCGGCGAGACGAGTATAGAGGTGGTTCTTGTTGATAGACAAGACGATTCTCGGTTGAAGGTACTTCAAGATAAAGCGCAGGAGTTGTATGGTGCTTCAGAGAATACTCTCGTGTTGGTTGAACAGCTTGGAAAACTTGTTGCCACATATATGGG GGGTACATATCCGGTGGAGCAAGGAGATCTGCACAAGCGGTGGAAGATGATCAGCAGGAGGTTGAGGAATTTTCACAAGTGTGTTGTTCTTCCGATAGGCAGCTTATCTACTGGGCTTTGTAGACATAGGGCCATTCTCTTCAAG aaattggcAGATTATATAGGTTTGCCATGCCGCATTGCTCGAGGTTGCAAGTATTGTGCTGCAGATCATAGATCCTCTTGCTTAGTCAAGTTCAAAGATGACAATCAGCTCTCAAG GGAATATGTAGTCGACCTGGTTGGGGAACCAGGAAATGTCCATGGGCCAGATTCCTCAATTAATGGAGCGTATCTTTCTTCAATGCCATCCCCATTTCAAATTTCTCATTTAAAAGAATCACAATCACCTTATATGGATGGCACAACATGTTCTCAATCTCCGAGTTCCAACCACATTTCTGTAATCCCTGAAAGTCATCCGTATTTAG GCTGTGAACAGGAAGATCAACAAATTAAAGAAGCTGAATTGCTAAAAAATCACAACAGCTCCATTTATTCTTCATTTGAGCAATCCCAAGAAGAAACAGTTCCACCTCCAATTCTTTTGGATTTAAACGAGAATAATAAGGCATGTGCAGTCCTGGACCCAATTTTGCCTTCCATCCATGAAGATGTTTCTAAAGCTCTTCATCCAGCTACTGAAGTAGCATTTCATGATTATGTTGGACTTGGCAAAGATGCAATTACTGTACAAGAAACTTACAAGAATGAGATCATTGTTACTGAAAGTTCTgtggtaaaaactaattttaagcaATCTTTATTGTGCTCATCCAGCCAATCAGAACAGCTGCAGGTAGACAATGGAATCGAAAACCAGGGCTGTTTACCATCTGGGAATATTCCACGGTACCTGAATCTTGAGCCATCACTTGCAATGGACTGGCTTGAGATATCATGGGAGGAATTACGTATCAAAGAGCGTGTTGGTGCTG GCTCATTTGGGACAGTGCACCGTGCGGAATGGCATGGATCA GATGTTGCCGTCAAGGTTTTAACAGTTCAAGATTTCAGTGATGATAAATTAAAGGAGTTTCTGAGAGAG GTTGCAATAATGAAACGGGTTCGCCATCCAAATGTGGTGCTCTTCATGGGTGCTGTTACAAAACGCCCCCATCTATCAATAGTGACAGAATATTTGCAGAG AGGTAGTTTATACCGACTGATACATAAGCCAACAGCTGGTGAACATTTGGATAGCAGGAGAAGATTACGGATGGCTTTAGATGTG GCTAAAGGGATCAATTATCTTCATTGTCTAAAACCTCCTATCGTGCACTGGGATCTCAAATCTCCAAACTTGTTAGTGGACAAAAACTGGAACGTGAAG GTTTGCGATTTTGGGTTGTCTAGATTTAAGGCAAATACATTCATACCATCAAAGTCTGTTACTGGAACA cCTGAATGGATGGCACCAGAGTTTCTCCGTGGAGAACCTTCAAATGAGAAATCTGATGTATACAGTTTTGGAGTTATCCTATGGGAGCTAGTAACCATGCAACAACCATGGATGGGACTTGGCCCTGCCCAG GTGGTTGGAGCTGTTGGTTTCCAGAATAGGAAGCTTGCCATTCCTCCAAATGTGTCCCCAGTATTGGTCTCCCTCATGGAATCTTGTTGGGCTGA TGACCCCACCAAACGCCCAACTTTTGCTAGTATGGTTGTCTCGCTGAAGAAGCTGCTCAAGTCTCCAGCAGAGATGATAAAAATGGGCGAAACTTAA